ACCCCCGCCGTGTAGTCGTACGTACCGAAGTGCGCCGCGGTGATGCGCCCGTCGCCCGCGCGGACCAGGTCGGGGAGCATGCAGCGGCCGTCCGCGCCGATGATGGCCTGCGGCACCTCGACCATGATCTCGAACCGCAGCGCGCCGGTCTCCAGCCCCAGCCGGGCCTCCAGCACCCGCAGCACGTCCACGAAGAAGTCCACCTGCTCCGGCAGCGCGACCTTCGGCAGCGTCAGGACGAAATTGGGCGGGAGCGCGCCGCCCGTGGCCTGGACCAGCGTGGTGAGGAAGAGGTCGAGGGTGCGCACGCTGCGGCCGCGCAGTTCCTCGGACAGCGTCTTCACGCGGATGCCGAGGAAAGGCGGGAGGGTGCCCTCCGCCAGCCCCTTCGCCACCTCGCGGGCGACGGACTCGGCGTGGCCGTCTTCCTCCGCGTCGGGGCGGTTGCCGTAGCCGTCCTCGAAGTCGATGCGGAAGTCCTCCACCGGCTCGCGCTCCAGCTTCTCGGCCACGCGCGCGTACACGCGCTCCGCGAAGTCGCCGCCGGGCATCCCCACCGCGGCGGCCAGGGTCCGCGCGTCGGGCGCGTGCTCGGCCAGCGCGCGGCGGGCGACCTGGCCCAGCTTCACGGTGCTGTCGGAGCGGAAGAGCTGCGCGCCGCCGTACACGGTGTGCACGGGCTGGCGGGCGCCGCCCTCGCCGGGGTAGCGCCGGGTGAAGGCGTCGTTGGCGCGGCGCAGGCGCGACTCGGCGTCGGCCAGCTCGTCGGGAAGAAGCGAAGACGGCATCCTGGGAAGATTCTTATCCGTTGTAGATGGGGCCCTTGCGGGCGTGGTACAGCTCCAGCACCGCGCCGGCCTCGGCGCGCAGCACGCCGTGCACGATCTCGATCCCCCGCTCCTTCAGGTACGCGTGGCTCTCGGGGAAGACGGGGCCCTCGTCGAACCCCAGCCGCACCGCGTCGTCGCGGGTGGCGCCGCAGATCACGCGGGTTACGCCGCTCCACAGCGTGGCGCCCAGGCACATGGCGCACGGGTCGCAGCTGGTGGCCAGCTCGTACTCGTGCCCACCGGCGGACTTCAGCGAGAAACATCCGAGGCGCGCCTGCGCCATCATGAACGCCACCATCTCGCCGTGCAGGGTGCAGTTGTTCAGCCGCACCACGCTGTTCACCCCCACGCCCACCACGCGCCCCGTCCCCCGCTCGAACACCGCCGCGCCGAAGGGGCCGCCGGTGTCGCGCAGCACGTTCTGCCGCGACAGCTCCACCGCCAGCCGCATCTTCTCCTCGTCGGAGCCGTACGTGCTCTCCAGGTCGATGGTGGACTCGACCCAGTCGGGAAGGGTGATGGAGACGTTCGGGTGTTTCATCGCATCGGTGGGAAGTGATTGGAACGGCTGCGCTTGCGTGGATCGATCGGCGGACGTGCGTGCCCTGGCATCGCGCCCTCACCCCCGCCGGAGGGCGCGACCCTCTCCCGTTCCGGGAGAGGGTGGCAATCCGGCATCCGCGCCGAGAAGAACATGGATGCGACCGTGCTCTCGTAGCGCGCCGATGCCATCCAGCTACCTCTCCCGGTACGGGAGAGGTGGACGGCCTGGGCCGGCCGGAGAGGGCGCGATGCCGCGGCCGCGCGCCGATTTCCGTTCACGCGAGGTTCTCGACACCCGTG
This region of Longimicrobium sp. genomic DNA includes:
- a CDS encoding DUF6986 family protein, whose protein sequence is MPSSLLPDELADAESRLRRANDAFTRRYPGEGGARQPVHTVYGGAQLFRSDSTVKLGQVARRALAEHAPDARTLAAAVGMPGGDFAERVYARVAEKLEREPVEDFRIDFEDGYGNRPDAEEDGHAESVAREVAKGLAEGTLPPFLGIRVKTLSEELRGRSVRTLDLFLTTLVQATGGALPPNFVLTLPKVALPEQVDFFVDVLRVLEARLGLETGALRFEIMVEVPQAIIGADGRCMLPDLVRAGDGRITAAHFGTYDYTAGVGITAAHQHMRHRACDYAKHAMQVSLAGTGVWLSDGSTTVMPVPVHRAAPGGPPLTAEQADANRQSVHRAWKLHYDDVRHSLVGGFYQGWDLHPAQLPTRYAAVFAFFLESVETAGARLKNFVEKAAQATLVGDVFDDAATGQGLLNYFLRGINCGALTEQEALEMTGLTLDELRGRSFLKILNGRRLLE
- a CDS encoding nucleoside deaminase; its protein translation is MKHPNVSITLPDWVESTIDLESTYGSDEEKMRLAVELSRQNVLRDTGGPFGAAVFERGTGRVVGVGVNSVVRLNNCTLHGEMVAFMMAQARLGCFSLKSAGGHEYELATSCDPCAMCLGATLWSGVTRVICGATRDDAVRLGFDEGPVFPESHAYLKERGIEIVHGVLRAEAGAVLELYHARKGPIYNG